One Thermoplasmata archaeon genomic region harbors:
- a CDS encoding YHS domain-containing protein — protein sequence MVAKDPVCGMMVDEKRSAGTSMYQGKTYYFCNTGCKAAFDKNPAKFAK from the coding sequence ATGGTAGCGAAGGATCCCGTGTGCGGGATGATGGTGGACGAGAAGCGGTCGGCGGGCACGTCGATGTACCAGGGTAAGACGTACTACTTCTGCAACACCGGGTGCAAGGCGGCGTTCGACAAGAATCCCGCCAAGTTCGCGAAGTGA